From Actinopolymorpha cephalotaxi, one genomic window encodes:
- the crtI gene encoding phytoene desaturase family protein produces the protein MSATGPGTGTGPSSGTGLSGTRPRRRVVIVGAGLGGLSAACHLAGAGHQVTVVEQGSRPGGRAGRIESGGFTFDTGPTVLTMPDLLEATFAAAGTSMADLLTLRPLDPSYRANFADGSTIALRHGREAMAAEIREKCGPAEEAGFVRMCNWLESLYQLEMPAFIDRNYDHFWDLARPLGPALGLFRLGALRRLESAIRRYFTDERLVRLFSFQAMYAGLAPQQALAVFAVITYMDSVRGVYFPEGGIGAVPAAMATAAQKAGATFVHGARVVRVLHEGDVPGSAGGGRAAQVRGVLLADGTEIPADAVVVNADLPTAYRTLLPELTAPVAARKGRYSPSAFVWHVGVRGLPPPEATHHNIHFGKEWSSSFRTLLREGKRMPDPSVLVTVPTLTDPGLAPDGSSVLYVLEPVPNLSGKVDWTVERGATRDRLAGLVEGWGYPSDVVVEETVDPTDWAYQGMARGTPFALAHTFFQSGPFRPPNVDRRMRGLVFVGSGTVPGVGVPMVLVSGRLAAERVEEL, from the coding sequence ATGAGCGCGACCGGCCCCGGCACCGGCACCGGCCCCAGTTCCGGCACCGGCCTGAGCGGCACCCGTCCCAGACGCCGGGTGGTCATCGTCGGCGCCGGGCTCGGCGGGCTGTCCGCCGCCTGCCACCTCGCCGGCGCGGGCCACCAGGTCACCGTCGTCGAACAGGGCTCGCGACCGGGTGGCCGGGCCGGGCGGATCGAGTCCGGCGGCTTCACCTTCGACACCGGGCCGACCGTGCTCACCATGCCGGACCTGCTGGAGGCGACGTTCGCCGCGGCCGGCACCTCGATGGCCGACCTGCTGACGCTGCGCCCGCTGGACCCGTCGTACCGCGCGAACTTCGCCGACGGCTCGACGATCGCGCTCCGGCACGGCCGGGAGGCGATGGCGGCGGAGATCCGGGAGAAGTGCGGGCCGGCCGAGGAGGCCGGCTTCGTGCGCATGTGCAACTGGCTGGAATCCCTGTACCAGTTGGAGATGCCGGCCTTCATCGACCGCAACTACGACCACTTCTGGGACCTCGCACGGCCGCTGGGCCCAGCACTCGGCCTGTTCCGGCTGGGCGCGCTGCGGCGGCTGGAGAGCGCGATCCGGCGGTACTTCACCGACGAGCGGCTGGTGCGGCTGTTCAGCTTCCAGGCGATGTACGCCGGGCTCGCACCCCAGCAGGCCCTCGCGGTGTTCGCGGTGATCACCTACATGGACTCCGTACGCGGGGTGTACTTCCCCGAGGGCGGCATCGGCGCGGTGCCGGCGGCGATGGCGACGGCCGCGCAGAAGGCCGGCGCCACCTTCGTCCACGGCGCCCGGGTCGTCCGCGTGCTGCACGAGGGCGACGTGCCCGGGTCGGCGGGCGGCGGTCGCGCCGCCCAGGTGCGGGGCGTACTCCTCGCCGACGGCACCGAGATCCCCGCCGACGCGGTGGTCGTCAACGCCGACCTGCCCACGGCCTACCGCACGCTGCTGCCCGAACTCACCGCGCCGGTGGCCGCGCGCAAGGGCCGCTACTCCCCGTCGGCGTTCGTGTGGCACGTCGGGGTGCGCGGCCTCCCGCCGCCCGAGGCGACCCACCACAACATCCACTTCGGCAAGGAGTGGTCGTCGTCGTTCCGCACCCTGCTGCGCGAGGGCAAACGGATGCCGGACCCGTCGGTGCTGGTCACCGTGCCCACGCTGACCGACCCGGGGCTGGCGCCGGACGGTTCCTCGGTGCTGTACGTCCTGGAGCCGGTGCCGAACCTGTCCGGCAAGGTCGACTGGACGGTCGAACGCGGCGCCACCCGCGACCGGCTGGCCGGGCTGGTCGAGGGGTGGGGCTACCCGAGCGACGTCGTGGTCGAGGAGACCGTCGACCCGACCGACTGGGCCTACCAGGGCATGGCGCGGGGTACGCCGTTCGCCCTGGCGCACACGTTCTTCCAGTCCGGGCCGTTCCGCCCGCCCAACGTCGACCGCCGGATGCGCGGCCTGGTCTTCGTCGGCAGCGGAACCGTCCCAGGGGTTGGCGTTCCGATGGTGCT